A part of Synechococcus sp. UW179A genomic DNA contains:
- a CDS encoding peptidylprolyl isomerase produces MPKSFQHLGFSLAIRLGFQRLSAWLISLLMLVGVAWTPAAWAGLPQGNAVQDPAAILRDSLPMNQQDLRDLQHQLEGTSDDLRAKRWSALGRGLKRTQSLLSDRKSAIIAAMPSDDQSKAEQILDAVADDLNLLQERIEDKDKLGFIQSRRQALSQIGDLEALLIDDRLPDIPSEFDDLPRLAGRATVVIETTEGDLTAVVDGYNAPLTAGAFIDLSLKGFYDGLPFNRAEDFYILQSGDPKGPDIGYVDPKTKQERHVPLEIRVPDEPETLYNQTFEDVGLFKATPVLPFATLGTLGWAHSDQALDDGSSQFFLFLYEAELTPAGLNLVDGRNAAFGYVVDGFDVLEELGVNDEIKKIKVVEGADRLQQHA; encoded by the coding sequence GTGCCAAAGTCCTTTCAGCACCTGGGGTTCTCCTTGGCGATTCGGTTGGGATTTCAGCGCTTGAGCGCATGGCTTATCAGCCTGCTGATGCTGGTTGGGGTGGCCTGGACCCCTGCGGCCTGGGCGGGACTGCCCCAAGGAAACGCCGTGCAGGATCCAGCGGCGATCCTGCGCGATTCATTACCCATGAATCAGCAGGACCTACGCGATCTTCAACATCAACTTGAAGGCACCAGTGACGACCTGCGTGCCAAGCGCTGGAGTGCTCTTGGACGCGGCCTCAAGCGCACCCAATCCCTACTGAGCGATAGGAAGAGCGCAATCATCGCCGCGATGCCCAGCGACGATCAATCAAAGGCTGAACAGATCCTTGATGCGGTAGCTGATGACCTGAACCTTCTCCAAGAACGCATTGAAGACAAAGACAAATTGGGATTTATTCAGTCACGGCGCCAGGCCCTCAGCCAGATCGGTGATCTGGAAGCATTGCTGATTGATGACCGGCTGCCTGACATCCCGTCAGAATTCGATGACCTGCCAAGGCTGGCAGGTCGAGCCACCGTGGTGATCGAAACCACAGAAGGCGATCTCACTGCCGTAGTGGACGGTTACAACGCACCGCTCACCGCAGGGGCATTCATTGATCTCAGCCTGAAAGGCTTTTATGACGGTTTGCCGTTCAACCGTGCGGAGGATTTCTACATCCTGCAGAGCGGCGATCCCAAAGGACCTGACATTGGTTACGTGGATCCAAAAACCAAGCAAGAACGTCACGTGCCCCTGGAAATCCGTGTTCCCGATGAGCCGGAAACCCTTTACAACCAGACCTTCGAAGACGTGGGTCTGTTCAAAGCCACACCAGTTCTTCCCTTCGCCACCCTGGGAACGTTGGGTTGGGCGCACTCCGATCAGGCCCTCGATGACGGCTCATCCCAGTTCTTTCTGTTTCTCTACGAAGCGGAGCTGACGCCTGCAGGGCTGAATCTGGTGGATGGGCGCAATGCAGCCTTCGGTTATGTCGTGGACGGGTTCGATGTGCTCGAGGAACTGGGCGTCAACGATGAGATCAAAAAGATCAAAGTGGTCGAAGGTGCAGATCGACTCCAGCAGCACGCCTGA
- the accB gene encoding acetyl-CoA carboxylase biotin carboxyl carrier protein: MQLDHDQLHKLLDALGESDIQEFRLEGDDFRLEVRRNLPVTAVAAPVAPVVQPVPPAPVVDVPAQGETASAAPPPAAGSRSDLVDVTAPMVGTFYTAPAPGEAPFVEIGNRINAGQTICILEAMKLMNELEAEVAGEVVEILVDNGTPVEFGQVLMRVKPG, encoded by the coding sequence ATGCAACTCGATCACGATCAGCTTCACAAGCTTCTGGACGCCCTGGGTGAGAGTGATATCCAGGAGTTCCGCCTTGAAGGCGACGACTTTCGCCTGGAGGTTCGTCGCAACCTGCCGGTCACAGCTGTGGCTGCTCCGGTGGCCCCTGTTGTCCAGCCTGTGCCCCCTGCCCCTGTCGTTGATGTCCCTGCTCAGGGGGAGACAGCTTCAGCGGCCCCACCGCCTGCGGCGGGTTCCCGTTCTGATCTGGTTGATGTCACGGCACCGATGGTCGGTACCTTTTACACCGCTCCTGCTCCAGGGGAAGCTCCCTTCGTGGAGATCGGTAATCGGATCAATGCCGGTCAGACGATCTGCATTCTTGAAGCGATGAAGCTCATGAACGAGCTGGAAGCAGAAGTTGCCGGCGAGGTGGTGGAAATCCTTGTAGATAACGGCACTCCGGTGGAATTCGGTCAGGTGCTGATGCGCGTCAAGCCCGGCTGA
- the efp gene encoding elongation factor P, with product MISSNDFRTGTTIELDGAVWRVVEFLHVKPGKGSAFVRTKLKAVQTGSVVDKTFRAGEMVPQALLEKATLQHTYMEGEDFVFMDMSSYEETRLTAQQIGESRKYLKEGMEVSVVSWNEKPLEVELPNSVVLEITQTDPGVKGDTATGGTKPAILETGAQVMVPLFLSIGEKIKVDTRNDSYLGRESS from the coding sequence ATGATCTCCAGCAACGACTTTCGCACCGGCACCACGATTGAGCTCGACGGTGCCGTTTGGCGCGTGGTCGAGTTCCTGCATGTGAAGCCTGGCAAAGGTTCGGCCTTCGTTCGCACCAAGCTCAAGGCTGTCCAGACCGGCAGCGTTGTTGACAAAACCTTTCGCGCCGGAGAGATGGTGCCTCAGGCTTTGCTGGAGAAAGCCACCCTCCAGCACACCTATATGGAAGGTGAGGACTTTGTCTTTATGGATATGTCGAGCTATGAGGAGACCCGGCTCACCGCTCAGCAGATTGGTGAAAGCCGCAAATACCTCAAGGAAGGCATGGAAGTGAGTGTGGTCTCGTGGAACGAGAAGCCCCTTGAAGTTGAATTGCCCAACTCCGTTGTGTTGGAGATCACCCAGACCGACCCTGGCGTGAAAGGTGACACTGCCACTGGTGGGACCAAGCCTGCGATCCTCGAAACCGGTGCTCAGGTGATGGTTCCTCTGTTCCTCTCAATTGGCGAGAAGATCAAGGTGGACACGCGCAACGATTCCTACTTGGGTCGGGAGAGCAGCTGA
- a CDS encoding HNH endonuclease — protein MHNRDAVFLEDLCPKLRVRRWRQSLHTYTGKSCIYCGKQSESIDHILPRAKGGLSITENCVPACLSCNGHKSDSDVFDWYRRQRFYDPRRAMAIRAWMDGDLRLALRLLQWAQPELNQTTSASMAADASLNNQRHHDWGLEAA, from the coding sequence ATGCATAACAGGGACGCGGTTTTCCTCGAAGATCTATGCCCTAAACTGAGAGTCCGAAGATGGCGTCAATCGCTACACACTTACACAGGCAAAAGCTGTATTTACTGCGGTAAACAATCAGAATCAATTGATCATATTCTTCCAAGAGCTAAAGGTGGTTTAAGCATTACAGAAAATTGTGTTCCAGCCTGTCTCTCATGCAATGGACACAAATCAGATTCCGACGTTTTTGACTGGTATCGGCGCCAACGCTTTTACGATCCGCGCCGAGCCATGGCGATTCGTGCCTGGATGGATGGTGATTTGCGCCTTGCACTGAGGCTTCTGCAATGGGCACAACCTGAACTGAATCAAACCACTAGTGCATCGATGGCAGCCGACGCATCCCTCAACAATCAGAGGCATCACGACTGGGGGCTTGAGGCTGCTTGA
- a CDS encoding serine protease inhibitor — protein sequence MTSSCLPLMSSPAPMLPRSADNRRIVISTGESAALRRLAATLFASVLVSAAFVLAPEQPQQQASICEQHHSAEACRVW from the coding sequence GTGACCAGTTCCTGTCTTCCTCTGATGTCCTCTCCGGCACCCATGCTGCCTCGAAGTGCGGATAATCGCAGGATTGTGATCTCGACTGGCGAGAGTGCTGCGCTGCGTCGCTTGGCAGCGACCCTGTTTGCCTCGGTCTTGGTGAGCGCGGCCTTTGTGCTGGCACCTGAGCAGCCTCAACAGCAGGCCTCAATCTGTGAGCAGCATCACTCAGCAGAGGCTTGCAGAGTTTGGTGA
- a CDS encoding 4-hydroxythreonine-4-phosphate dehydrogenase, whose amino-acid sequence MNVVMLRWLVIGLLLFGLGTALREGWLEVQWSRMLNDAGLTFIDPDQPLRLHEIPLFSPERSESDPP is encoded by the coding sequence ATGAATGTGGTCATGCTGCGTTGGCTGGTGATTGGCCTGTTGCTCTTCGGTTTGGGAACGGCGCTTCGGGAGGGCTGGTTGGAAGTTCAGTGGAGTCGCATGCTGAATGATGCAGGTCTGACCTTTATCGATCCTGATCAGCCCTTAAGGCTGCATGAGATTCCTTTGTTCAGTCCGGAGCGCTCCGAGTCGGATCCTCCATGA
- a CDS encoding SDR family oxidoreductase codes for MPESLVNRCRSLPAGSTLCILGAGFSGRRVAALAEALNIRVLTTRRNPDPESRALRFDTDQNVVPTDSELRGVTHLLSTIPPGRDQTDPVLRTMRSQLSQLPLRWAGYLSTTGIYGDTGGAWVSEADAPRPSLDRSRRRLICEQEWLNSGLPVQILRLPGIYGPGRSPLAAVKAGTLKPVHKPGQVFCRVHVDDIAAACLHLMHCSAAGQHPPVVNICDHEPAPSHVMQRHAADLLDCDLPEARRYVDAEAEMSAMARSFWAENRRVSNDLLCKTLGYTMVHPNFRSGLSHCLVEERLMEDPTRSAPD; via the coding sequence ATGCCGGAATCACTTGTCAACCGTTGCCGATCGCTGCCCGCTGGATCCACGCTGTGCATCCTTGGAGCTGGCTTCAGTGGACGTCGGGTCGCTGCTCTGGCTGAAGCCCTGAACATCAGGGTGCTCACCACTCGCAGAAACCCCGATCCCGAGAGCAGAGCTCTGCGCTTTGACACTGATCAAAACGTGGTACCAACAGACTCGGAGCTGCGTGGCGTCACCCATCTGCTAAGCACCATTCCCCCAGGCCGTGATCAAACCGACCCTGTTTTGCGGACAATGAGGTCTCAGCTCAGTCAACTGCCCCTTCGCTGGGCCGGCTATCTCTCCACAACCGGCATCTACGGCGACACAGGAGGGGCCTGGGTGAGTGAAGCGGATGCACCACGACCAAGCCTGGATCGCAGCCGCAGACGTTTGATCTGCGAACAAGAGTGGCTGAACAGCGGACTACCCGTACAGATTCTGCGGTTACCTGGGATCTACGGACCGGGTCGCTCACCTCTGGCCGCTGTGAAGGCTGGCACCCTGAAACCCGTGCACAAGCCTGGGCAGGTGTTCTGCCGGGTGCACGTCGACGACATTGCCGCGGCATGCCTGCACCTGATGCACTGCTCTGCCGCAGGGCAGCACCCTCCAGTCGTGAACATCTGCGATCACGAGCCAGCTCCGAGTCATGTGATGCAGCGTCATGCCGCAGACCTTTTGGACTGCGACCTACCGGAGGCTCGCCGTTACGTGGATGCTGAGGCTGAGATGAGTGCCATGGCCCGTAGCTTCTGGGCCGAAAACCGCAGAGTCAGCAACGATCTTCTTTGCAAGACACTTGGCTACACCATGGTGCATCCCAACTTCCGCAGCGGACTCTCCCACTGTCTGGTCGAGGAAAGACTCATGGAGGATCCGACTCGGAGCGCTCCGGACTGA
- a CDS encoding DUF6554 family protein has product MASLRTRLAVLLPLAGMLLAAAPVEAASADSKKGAQVYCYMRSNGNDHSVSFKASYALIKRQSSGVFKTSPEHAAVMITETVVEEPGSYPDCGRYLGDLFGGKTSKKSSSATSASTITNSSSNGATSTDWDADDRYSY; this is encoded by the coding sequence ATGGCCAGCCTCCGCACCCGACTTGCCGTCCTGCTGCCACTGGCGGGGATGCTGCTCGCAGCTGCACCTGTTGAGGCAGCAAGCGCCGACTCCAAAAAGGGCGCTCAGGTGTACTGCTACATGCGCAGCAATGGCAATGATCACTCCGTGAGCTTCAAGGCCTCCTATGCCCTGATCAAACGACAGAGCAGTGGAGTGTTCAAGACATCTCCAGAGCATGCGGCTGTGATGATCACCGAAACAGTGGTGGAGGAACCCGGCAGCTATCCGGATTGCGGTCGTTATCTGGGGGATCTGTTCGGAGGCAAAACCTCCAAGAAGTCCTCAAGCGCTACCAGTGCGAGCACAATCACGAACAGCAGCTCCAACGGTGCGACCTCAACGGACTGGGATGCTGATGATCGATACAGCTACTGA
- the pdxA gene encoding 4-hydroxythreonine-4-phosphate dehydrogenase PdxA, which produces MTTFIECHDAKQRLVIALGDPAGIGMEVTLKALADPRRPADMPMPLLVGCRASLQQTADHLRLHTQDPIADPEALTIEDLPVPGGPLPPGEAGVRSGEAGFRWLSRAVELVKQHQARALVTAPIAKHAWHQAGHRYPGQTERLAELDGRKTASMLFTAVSPATGWRLNTLLATTHIPLGQVPEVLTANLVERKLDELAGFCLRFNPAPQLLVAGLNPHAGEQGQLGEEEQLWLNPLLERWTSEHPCVQLKGPLPPDTCWLSAAKAWSHDSGQNGPDGILALYHDQGLIPVKLLAFDQAVNTTLGLSFLRTSPDHGTGFDIAGQGVARGASMLAAIQAAWELSRA; this is translated from the coding sequence ATGACCACATTCATCGAATGCCATGACGCTAAACAGCGCCTTGTGATCGCACTTGGTGATCCTGCTGGAATTGGCATGGAAGTCACGCTGAAAGCCCTGGCTGATCCCAGGCGACCAGCGGACATGCCGATGCCTCTACTTGTGGGCTGCAGGGCCAGCCTGCAACAGACCGCTGACCACCTGAGACTGCACACACAGGATCCCATCGCGGATCCAGAGGCACTGACGATTGAGGATCTACCGGTACCTGGAGGGCCTCTCCCTCCCGGCGAAGCAGGAGTCAGAAGCGGAGAAGCCGGGTTCCGTTGGCTGAGCAGAGCTGTGGAGCTGGTCAAACAGCACCAAGCACGAGCACTGGTGACCGCACCGATCGCGAAACATGCTTGGCATCAAGCCGGACATCGCTATCCCGGTCAGACAGAGCGTCTGGCGGAACTGGATGGACGCAAAACCGCCTCCATGCTGTTCACGGCTGTCTCCCCAGCAACCGGATGGAGGCTGAACACACTGCTGGCCACCACACACATCCCGCTTGGACAGGTTCCAGAGGTTCTCACGGCCAATCTGGTTGAACGCAAGCTCGATGAACTGGCAGGGTTCTGCCTGCGCTTCAATCCTGCTCCTCAATTGCTGGTGGCTGGCCTCAATCCACATGCCGGAGAGCAGGGGCAACTCGGAGAAGAAGAGCAACTGTGGTTGAACCCACTACTGGAGAGGTGGACGAGCGAGCATCCTTGCGTTCAGCTAAAAGGCCCCTTACCGCCAGACACCTGCTGGCTGAGTGCAGCTAAGGCCTGGAGCCATGATTCTGGTCAAAACGGACCTGATGGAATCCTGGCCCTTTATCACGATCAGGGCCTAATTCCCGTGAAGTTGCTGGCCTTCGATCAGGCCGTGAACACCACTCTGGGCTTGTCTTTTCTGCGAACCTCTCCAGATCACGGCACAGGCTTTGATATTGCCGGACAAGGAGTGGCAAGGGGAGCAAGCATGCTGGCCGCCATCCAGGCGGCCTGGGAACTCAGCCGGGCTTGA
- the gap gene encoding type I glyceraldehyde-3-phosphate dehydrogenase: protein MTLRVAINGFGRIGRNVMRGWISRGADTDIEIVGVNATSDPKTSAHLLTYDSILGKLDPSVKIETTDDSMIVNGKQVKFFSDRNPLNCPWKDWGVDLVLESTGVFNTDEKASMHIQAGAKKVILTAPGKGPKVGTFVVGVNEDQYRHEDFDILSNASCTTNCLAPLVKVIDQSIGINRGLMTTIHSYTGDQRILDNNHRDLRRARAAAVNMVPTSTGAAQAVALVYPAVKGKFTGIAMRVPTPNVSAVDLVFESNRASSVDEIKSILKAAADGPMSKIIKYGDLPLVSSDYAGTNQSTIFDADLTLAMGDNFFKIVAWYDNEWGYSQRVVDLAEVVARNWK from the coding sequence ATGACTCTGCGCGTTGCGATCAATGGATTCGGCCGAATCGGTCGCAATGTGATGCGGGGTTGGATCAGCCGTGGCGCAGACACCGATATCGAGATTGTGGGCGTGAATGCCACCTCGGACCCCAAGACCAGTGCTCACCTGCTGACCTACGACTCCATCCTGGGCAAGCTGGATCCCAGCGTGAAGATCGAAACCACGGACGACTCGATGATCGTCAATGGCAAGCAGGTCAAATTCTTCTCCGATCGCAATCCCCTGAATTGCCCTTGGAAGGACTGGGGCGTGGATCTTGTTCTGGAGTCGACCGGTGTCTTCAATACCGACGAGAAGGCCAGCATGCATATTCAGGCCGGCGCCAAGAAGGTGATTCTCACCGCTCCGGGTAAAGGCCCCAAGGTCGGCACATTCGTGGTGGGAGTGAATGAGGATCAATACCGTCATGAAGATTTCGACATCCTCAGCAATGCGAGTTGCACCACTAATTGCCTCGCCCCCCTGGTGAAAGTGATCGATCAGTCGATCGGCATCAACCGTGGCCTGATGACCACTATTCACAGCTATACAGGCGACCAGCGGATTCTCGATAACAACCATCGAGATCTGCGCCGAGCTCGTGCAGCTGCTGTGAACATGGTTCCCACCTCCACCGGTGCAGCCCAAGCCGTAGCTCTTGTCTACCCCGCTGTGAAGGGCAAATTCACTGGTATCGCGATGCGCGTGCCCACTCCGAACGTCTCAGCCGTTGACCTGGTCTTCGAGTCCAACCGTGCCTCCTCCGTGGATGAGATCAAGTCGATCCTCAAGGCAGCTGCGGATGGCCCCATGAGCAAGATCATCAAATACGGCGATCTCCCCTTGGTGTCCAGCGACTACGCCGGCACCAATCAGTCGACCATCTTTGATGCGGATCTGACCCTGGCCATGGGTGACAACTTCTTCAAGATCGTTGCCTGGTACGACAACGAGTGGGGCTACAGCCAGCGGGTTGTGGACCTTGCCGAGGTTGTGGCCAGGAACTGGAAATAA
- a CDS encoding DEAD/DEAH box helicase: MGRIRPRGLWRGSQHGWEFPLAAAECLLDRLGSRFRVDEELERWLDWHRHPLPPLPHHRELMATADLDQPLADGRTPLPHQRSGARWLLARRGALLADEMGLGKTLTSLLAARALLRVVPLRLMVIAPVGLHTHWQREAESLDLECTLHSWARLPGDLPEAGTLLVVDEAHYAQSLQAQRTQALLRLARHPRLRAVWMLTGTPVRNGRPIQFFPLLAAMDHPLARDQRSFEEIFCQGHWSEQGGRRRWRADGASRLKELRRLTRPLVLHRRKQHVLGLPAKQRRCHGISLAADQALGFDHRLRLVVEDYRRRVQLGEVRSDAESLALLTSLRMIAAEFKLPAAQALVEQLRADGQAIVLFSSFVSPLQLLQQRLGGELLTGRQKPEQRQAAVDHFQAGGTDLLLATYGCGGLGFTLHRARQIVLLERPWTPGDVDQAEDRCHRIGMDGGLTSHWLQLGLADQLVDGLVASKADKIELLLGPRRISVDRQPLPVMVARCLQDC; this comes from the coding sequence ATGGGCCGGATCAGGCCTCGGGGACTCTGGAGAGGCTCGCAGCATGGCTGGGAATTTCCACTGGCCGCGGCCGAGTGCCTTCTCGACCGTTTGGGCTCACGTTTTCGGGTTGACGAGGAACTGGAGCGTTGGCTGGATTGGCACCGTCATCCACTGCCGCCTCTTCCTCATCACCGGGAGCTGATGGCCACTGCTGACCTGGATCAGCCACTTGCTGATGGTCGTACACCGCTTCCTCATCAACGTTCAGGTGCTCGCTGGCTGCTGGCACGTCGTGGTGCCTTGCTGGCTGATGAGATGGGGTTGGGAAAGACGCTCACATCCCTTCTGGCGGCTCGTGCGTTGCTGCGTGTGGTGCCTCTGCGCCTGATGGTGATCGCTCCTGTGGGACTTCATACGCACTGGCAGCGCGAAGCGGAATCTCTTGATCTCGAGTGCACACTGCACAGCTGGGCCCGCTTGCCGGGCGACCTTCCGGAAGCGGGAACCCTTTTAGTGGTTGATGAAGCCCATTACGCCCAGTCACTTCAGGCTCAGCGGACCCAGGCCCTATTGCGCTTGGCCCGTCATCCGCGGCTGCGTGCGGTGTGGATGCTCACGGGCACACCCGTCCGCAATGGTCGACCGATTCAGTTTTTTCCGCTACTGGCGGCCATGGATCATCCACTGGCGCGCGATCAGCGTTCATTTGAGGAGATTTTTTGCCAGGGACACTGGAGTGAGCAAGGTGGTCGGCGCCGCTGGCGTGCCGATGGTGCAAGTCGTCTGAAGGAGTTGCGGCGCCTCACCCGACCATTGGTTCTGCATCGACGCAAGCAGCATGTGCTTGGTCTTCCTGCCAAGCAGCGACGCTGCCATGGCATTTCATTGGCTGCTGATCAGGCGCTTGGATTCGATCACCGTCTGCGTCTTGTGGTGGAGGACTATCGCCGTCGTGTGCAGCTCGGTGAAGTGCGTTCGGATGCTGAATCACTTGCCCTGCTCACCTCCCTACGCATGATTGCGGCGGAATTCAAGCTTCCAGCTGCTCAGGCTTTGGTGGAGCAGTTGCGTGCTGATGGTCAGGCGATCGTGCTGTTTAGCTCCTTCGTGTCTCCGTTGCAGCTCCTGCAGCAGCGGCTGGGTGGTGAACTCTTAACCGGTCGGCAAAAACCGGAACAGCGACAGGCTGCTGTGGATCATTTTCAGGCTGGTGGAACGGATCTGCTTTTGGCGACCTATGGCTGCGGAGGGTTGGGATTCACACTGCATCGGGCACGTCAGATTGTGCTTCTGGAGAGGCCCTGGACCCCAGGTGATGTTGACCAGGCGGAGGATCGTTGCCACCGCATCGGCATGGATGGTGGGCTGACCAGCCATTGGCTTCAGCTTGGTCTGGCCGATCAGCTTGTGGATGGTCTTGTGGCTAGCAAGGCTGACAAGATCGAGTTGTTACTGGGCCCACGTCGTATCAGCGTGGATCGTCAGCCATTGCCGGTCATGGTGGCCCGTTGTTTGCAGGATTGCTGA
- the thiL gene encoding thiamine-phosphate kinase, with the protein MTVTLAKLGEEELLRRLACFAPPGQMADDTATLAPDPRQLLVNTDVLVEDIHFSERTTSPADVGWRAVATNLSDLAASGAVAVEGITVALVAPGNTPWNWVEDLYCGISEALNCYGGILLGGDCSAGSQRLISITALGRLGPLHLHRANACPGDWLVTSGAHGLSRLGLALLQGDPTLDSNFVLADGLQHQAISQHRRPRPRLDALTTLLEHKPEDLPWRAAGTDSSDGLLAAVKAVCNSSQCGAQLTYDWLPRAEGWPAGELWDQWCLNGGEDFELVLSLPAVWAQRWLEHQPNSRRIGSITAQINEIVWTDSRVPVASDGFDHFSSGLQNA; encoded by the coding sequence GTGACTGTCACACTGGCGAAGCTGGGTGAAGAGGAGCTACTCAGGCGGCTGGCCTGCTTCGCTCCACCGGGCCAGATGGCTGATGACACAGCCACCCTGGCCCCCGACCCCAGGCAACTGCTGGTGAACACTGATGTTCTGGTGGAAGACATTCACTTCAGTGAGCGCACCACTAGCCCAGCGGATGTGGGCTGGCGGGCCGTTGCGACCAACCTGTCGGATCTAGCAGCTAGCGGTGCCGTTGCTGTGGAGGGGATCACGGTGGCTCTGGTGGCACCGGGAAACACCCCATGGAACTGGGTGGAGGATCTTTACTGCGGGATCAGCGAAGCTCTCAACTGCTACGGAGGCATCCTGCTGGGAGGGGATTGCTCCGCAGGCAGTCAAAGACTGATCTCGATCACCGCGCTCGGTCGACTGGGGCCTCTCCACCTGCACCGCGCTAATGCCTGTCCAGGCGACTGGCTCGTGACCAGTGGCGCCCATGGTCTGAGCCGTTTAGGGCTAGCACTGCTTCAAGGTGATCCGACTTTGGATAGCAATTTTGTACTAGCAGACGGCCTTCAACACCAGGCCATCAGCCAACATCGTCGCCCCAGACCCCGGCTAGATGCCTTGACCACCCTGCTCGAGCACAAACCTGAGGACTTGCCCTGGAGAGCAGCCGGCACGGACAGCAGTGACGGGCTTTTGGCGGCGGTGAAGGCTGTTTGCAACAGCAGTCAATGCGGAGCTCAACTGACCTATGACTGGCTTCCGCGGGCAGAAGGATGGCCTGCTGGAGAGCTCTGGGATCAATGGTGTCTGAACGGCGGCGAAGATTTTGAACTGGTGCTGAGTCTCCCAGCCGTCTGGGCGCAGCGCTGGCTTGAACACCAACCCAACAGCCGCCGCATTGGCAGCATCACCGCTCAAATCAATGAGATTGTGTGGACTGACAGCAGAGTTCCTGTTGCCAGTGATGGATTTGATCACTTCAGCTCTGGGCTTCAGAACGCATGA
- the murC gene encoding UDP-N-acetylmuramate--L-alanine ligase, giving the protein MSRSLDSPSSVHFIGAGGIGMSALARILLKRGHRVSGSDRKMSPAMEALQSLGMVAFASQTAENFDELKKGGLAAPLVVISSAIPDSNPELTAARQLQLTIWHRSDLLAALIDQQPSIAVAGSHGKTTTSTVVTSLLHSAGEDPTAVIGGIVPCFGSNGHAGSGRLLVAEADESDGSLVKFNATLGVITNLELDHTDHYRDLDDLITTMRRFAAGCGRLLANQDDPILSEHFQADAWWSVQRSDNVDFAALPVALEGDHTVADLYEQSEYVGRITLPLPGLHNLSNALGAIAACRLEGIPLERLVTHLNELKTPGRRFDYRGDWQGRLVVDDYAHHPSEVAATLAMAALMVSSGRSPLPRSPKRLMAVFQPHRYSRTQEFQNEFAMALSNVDIVVLAPVFSAGEAPIPGVSSAGLASCIQQHSADQTVLVANSMDELTDLVREHSCADDLVLAMGAGDVNSLWSRLSPNALQEQTSCQSSLTA; this is encoded by the coding sequence TTGAGCAGATCGCTTGACAGCCCTTCTTCAGTGCACTTCATCGGTGCAGGCGGAATCGGCATGTCTGCCCTGGCGCGGATTCTGCTCAAGCGTGGTCACAGAGTGAGTGGCTCCGACCGCAAGATGTCTCCAGCAATGGAAGCCCTGCAGTCGCTTGGGATGGTGGCTTTCGCCTCCCAGACGGCAGAGAATTTTGATGAACTTAAAAAAGGAGGTCTAGCAGCGCCGTTAGTGGTGATCAGCAGCGCCATCCCGGACAGCAATCCTGAGCTGACCGCAGCCCGCCAATTGCAACTGACTATTTGGCACCGCTCCGATCTGCTGGCTGCCCTGATCGATCAACAGCCTTCAATCGCGGTAGCGGGCAGTCATGGCAAAACCACCACGAGCACAGTTGTCACCTCACTGCTTCACAGTGCTGGGGAAGATCCCACCGCTGTCATCGGTGGCATCGTTCCCTGCTTTGGAAGCAACGGACATGCCGGTTCAGGCCGTCTGCTGGTGGCAGAAGCCGATGAATCCGACGGCTCCCTGGTGAAATTCAACGCAACCCTGGGGGTGATTACCAATCTGGAACTGGATCACACGGATCACTACAGGGATCTGGATGATCTGATCACCACAATGCGGCGCTTCGCAGCCGGTTGCGGTCGACTGCTTGCCAATCAGGACGACCCGATCCTTAGCGAACACTTTCAGGCTGATGCCTGGTGGTCAGTGCAACGCAGCGACAACGTTGATTTCGCGGCCCTGCCTGTAGCCCTCGAAGGCGATCACACAGTTGCAGATCTCTACGAACAATCTGAGTACGTCGGCCGCATCACGTTGCCGCTGCCAGGGCTGCACAACCTCAGCAATGCCCTGGGAGCTATCGCTGCTTGCCGTTTGGAGGGAATCCCTCTCGAGCGTCTGGTCACGCACCTCAACGAACTCAAGACACCCGGTCGCCGCTTCGACTATCGCGGCGACTGGCAGGGACGTTTGGTGGTCGACGACTACGCCCATCATCCCAGTGAGGTGGCTGCGACCCTGGCAATGGCCGCTCTCATGGTGTCCAGTGGACGAAGCCCGCTACCGCGCAGCCCGAAACGACTGATGGCGGTGTTTCAACCGCATCGATACAGCCGCACGCAGGAATTTCAGAATGAGTTCGCGATGGCGCTCTCCAACGTCGACATCGTGGTCTTGGCTCCAGTGTTCTCAGCTGGTGAAGCCCCAATTCCCGGTGTCAGCAGCGCAGGCCTGGCGTCGTGCATTCAGCAACACAGTGCTGATCAGACGGTTCTGGTGGCCAACAGCATGGACGAACTGACTGATCTTGTTCGTGAGCACAGCTGTGCTGATGACCTCGTCTTGGCGATGGGAGCCGGTGATGTGAACAGTCTCTGGTCACGGCTGTCGCCGAATGCATTGCAGGAGCAAACGTCATGTCAGTCGAGCCTGACAGCTTGA